AGGGAGTAAACATGCGAACCCTTTGGCGATTTATTGCCGGATTCTTTAAATGGACGTGGCGTCTGTTGAACTTCGTCCGTGAACTGGTGCTGAACCTGTTCTTTATTCTGCTGGTGCTGGTGTGTGTGGGCATCTGGATGCAGTTCAGCAGCAGTACCACTGAAACCGCAGGCCGCGGCGCGCTGTTGATGAATTTAACCGGCGTGGTGGTCGATAAGCCGTCAACCAGCAGTAAATTTGGTGCCATTGGCCGCCAACTGCTGGGCGCGAGCTCTGACCGCTTGCAGGAAAACTCCCTGTTCGACATTGTGAATACGATTCGCCAGGCAAAGGACGACCGAAACATTACCGGGATCGTGCTGGATCTGAAAAACTTCGCCGGGGCTGACCAGCCTTCGATGCAGTACATCGGCAAAGCGCTGCGTGAGTTCCGTGACAGCGGCAAGCCGGTTTACGCCGTGGGCGACAGCTACACCCAGGGTCAGTACTACCTCGCAAGCTTCGCCAACAAGGTTTATCTCTCCCCGCAGGGCACCGTCGATTTACACGGCTTCGCCACTAACGGGCTGTATTACAAATCGCTGCTGGATAAGCTGAAAGTCACCACCCACGTGTTCCGCGTCGGCACCTATAAATCCGCCGTTGAACCGTTTATCCGTGATGATATGTCCCCGGCTGCACGCGATGCGGATAGCCGCTGGATTGGCGAGCTGTGGCAGAACTATTTGACCACCGTGGCCGCCAACCGTCAGGCCACGCCGGAGCAAATTTTCCCAGGTGCGAAAGGCATGCTTGATGGCCTGCGTAAAGTTGACGGCGATACAGCCCAATACGCGCTGGATAACAAGCTGGTTGACGTTCTGGCGTCCAACGCCGAAGTAGAAAAAGTGCTTTCCAAACAGTTCGGCTGGAGCAAAGCGGACAACAATTATCGGGCCGTCAGCTACTACGATTACTCTCTGAAAACCCCTGCCGATAAGGGTGCCAGCGTGGCGGTTATCTTCGCCAACGGCGCGATCATTGATGGGGAAGAAACGCCGGGTAACGTAGGCGGCGATACCACCGCTTCACAAATTCGTGATGCACGCCTTGATCCGAAAGTGAAAGCCATTGTGCTGCGCGTCAACAGCCCTGGCGGCAGCGTCAGCGCCTCAGAAGTGATTCGCTCTGAACTGGCCGCTGCACGTGCAGCCGGAAAACCGGTCGTGGTTTCTATGGGCGGCATGGCGGCCTCAGGCGGTTACTGGATTTCCACCCCGGCAGATTACATCGTTGCGAACGCCAGCACCCTCACAGGCTCCATCGGCATCTTCGGCGTCATCAACACCGTTCAAGACAGCCTGGATTCCATCGGCGTGCACACCGACGGCGTGTCAACCTCGCCGCTGGCGGATATCTCGATGACCAAAGCGCTGCCACAGGAAGTGCAGGACATGATGCAGCTCAGCATCGAGAACGGCTATAAGCGCTTTATTACGCTGGTTGCTCAGTCGCGTCACAGCACGCCGGAACAGGTCGATAAAATCGCCCAGGGCCACGTCTGGACCGGTCAGGATGCGAAAGCGAACGGTCTGGTAGACAGCCTCGGTGATTTCGATGATGCGGTCGCGAAAGCGGCGCAGCTGGCGAAACTCAAACAGTGGCACATTGATTACTACCAGGAAGAACCGACGCTGTTCAATTCTGTCGTCGACAGCCTGAGCGGCTCCGTTCGCGCCGCGGTGCCAGAAGCCCTGCAGGCTTACCTGCCTGCGCCGCTGGTCAGTGCCGCCAACGTGGTGAAGGCGGAAGGCGATAAACTTGCCGCCTTCAACGACCCGCAGAACCGCTACGCGTTCTGCCTGACCTGCGCTAATATACGTTAATTCATATCCCCTCCACTGGAGGGGATTTTTCTTTCAGATTCAGTAACTCATCATGCAAAAGAAATCAATTTACGTTGCCTACACCGGCGGCACCATTGGGATGCAACGCTCTGAACAGGGCTACATTCCCGTGTCCGGCCACCTCCAGCGCCAACTGGCGTTGATGCCTGAATTCCATCGTCCGGAAATGCCGGACTTCACCATCCACGAATACGCCCCGCTGATGGATTCTTCCGATATGACGCCGGAAGACTGGCAGCATATCGCCGAAGATATTCAGGCGCATTACCATGAATACGATGGCTTCGTCATTCTGCACGGCACCGACACCATGGCGTTTACCGCTTCGGCGCTGTCGTTCATGCTGGAAAACCTCGGCAAGCCGGTCATTGTGACAGGGTCACAAATACCATTAGCTGAACTGCGTTCCGACGGACAAATCAATCTGCTGAATGCGTTATACGTGGCGGCGAACTACCCGATTAACGAAGTGACGCTTTTCTTCAATAATCGCCTGTATCGCGGCAACCGGACGACCAAGGCGCATGCCGATGGCTTTGACGCTTTCGCCTCACCCAACCTGCAACCGCTGCTGGAAGCCGGGATCCACATTCGTCGCCTCGGCACGCCACCTGCGCCGTACGGCACCGGGGAGTTAATCGTGCATCGCATTACCCCGCAGCCGATTGGCGTGGTGACGATTTACCCTGGGATTTCTGCCGACGTGGTGCGTAACTTCCTGCGCCAGCCGGTGAAAGCGCTGATCCTGCGCTCTTATGGCGTCGGCAATGCCCCGCAAAACGGTGATTTCCTCAAAGAGTTGGCCGAAGCCAGCCTGCGCGGCATTGTGGTGGTCAATCTCACCCAGTGCATGTCCGGCAAGGTGAACATGGGCGGCTATGCCACCGGCAACGCCCTCGCCCAGGCGGGTGTGGTTAGCGGCTTCGATATGACCGTGGAAGCCACGCTGACCAAGCTACACTATCTGTTAACGCAGGGGCTGAACGTCGATGCGGTGCGTACCGCGATGCAGCAAAACCTGCGTGGTGAACTGACGCCGGACGAGTAAGGAGAGCCAAGATGAACGCACGCGCGCTGTTACTGGTGGATTTGCAGAACGACTTTTGTGCCGGGGGCGCTCTCGCGGTGCCGGAAGGCGACAGCACGGTGGACGTGGCGAATGCCCTGATCCACTGGTGTCTGGTACGTGGTGACGCGATTGTCGCCAGTAAAGACTGGCATCCGGCAAATCATGGGAGCTTTGCCCGTCAGCATCACGTTGAGCCCTTTACGCAGGGCCAGCTCGACGGTCTGCCACAAACCTTCTGGCCCGATCACTGCGTGCAGAATACCGAAGGTGCTGAGTTGCATCCTCTGCTGGCCGATCAGTTTATCGACGTGGTGTTTCCGAAAGGCGAAGCGGTCAATATCGACAGCTACAGCGCCTTTTACGACAACGGTCATCGGCAGAAAACCGGGCTGGACGACTGGCTGAAGGCCCAGAAAGTATCCGAGTTGATCGTGATGGGCCTGGCGACGGATTACTGCGTGAAGTATACGGTGCTGGATGCGTTGAAACTTGGCTATGAAGTGAATGTGATTACCGACGGCTGTCGCGGGGTGAATATCAACCCGCAGGACAGCGCTCAGGCATTTATGGAGATGGCCGCCGAAGGCGCGACGCTCTACACCTTCGCCGACTGGCAGGAAACGCAGGCCTGATCTGAAATTCTACCCTCCCCGGTCGGCACGTTGCTGACCGGGCAGTAATGAACACAGAAAAAACCTCGTTAATGCGCGTTGTTTTCCTGAGCATTTATTATGTGTTTCGTTTTCTAAAACGTATTGTACATAGATAAATGAAATAGACGTAACCCTTCAATCTTGAATAATTTGTTAGTGACTGAACATTTTCATAAACCAGTAAGCCCTGTGCAGGCGATCAACACAAATTGAAGGTAAGACACGCAACCCTTCAGAATACCCACTCCAGCTAATATCTTCCATACCCATAAGCCTTTATAACGGATTGCACTTGCTGCAATAGCAACCAGAGACAAAGGGATGTAAATAATTACAATGATAGTGACAGCATATATTATATTTACTGTGTAAGACTCAATCGTACCGCGATCGAGCTTATCAATCATCATATATATGAATAGCATAAAAAAATATTAGGTACGACACCTGTCACCCAATATGTAAACCACAGGGGAAAATCACCTTTTAACCAGCCAATAATTTTTTTAATAACACGTTTGAATATATCCATATCTTAATTGAAGCGCCCCATTTAGACAGAATGACAAAGTCGCGATAGTAATATAAACAGTGATGAATTAATTTTCCGTATCTGGACTATTTCGCAGGGCATTAGCGAGAATTCATTCCGTGAAAAACCACAAGCAGGGCTGCCCCCTGACGCTGATTCAACTTAGCGATCGGCATGACCGTGATAATGTCGATAATTTGAAGCTTTCTCGCATTTTTAGCGAAGCGGCAATGCTACTCTTTTTTGGCTGTTTTTTCGCCACGCCATTGTGTGGCGTGCGTGTTTATTTATAAGTCAAAGAGGAAAATGTATGAAGCTTATGCCTGTTCTGGCAGCCTTACCCCTGCTCTGCACACCCTACGTATTTGCCACAGATCTGATGTCCGTGGGTTATTTCAACGGTGGCGGCGATGTGACAGCTGGCCCCGGCGGAGATATCGACAAGCTGGATGTGCGCCAGATTACCCACCTCAACTACTCGTTTGGCCTGATTTACAACAAAGAAGCGGGTGAAACTAACGACGCGTTGAAAGACACCGGCAAACTGCACCAGATCTGGCTCTCGCCAAAAGTCATTGCTGACCTCAACAAAATCCCTGAATTGCGTAAGCAAAACCCGCAGCTGAAAGTATTGCTGTCGGTCGGCGGTTGGGGCGCCCGGGGATTTTCCGGGGCGGCCAACAGCCAAGAGAGCCGCGCGGTGTTTATCCGCTCCGCCAGTGAGATCGTTAAAACCTACGGGCTCGATGGCATCGATCTCGACTGGGAATACCCGGTCAACGGCGCCTGGGGTCTGGTCGACAAACAGCCGGAAGATAAAGACAACTTTACCGCGTTGCTCAAAGAGATGCGGCAAGCGTTGCCGAAAGAGAAGTTAGTCACCGTCGCGCTGGGCGCGAATGCGGAAAGTCCGAAAAGCTGGGTCGACGTGAAGGCCGTCGCACCGTATCTGAATTACATCAACCTGATGACCTACGATATGGCCTACGGCACGCAGTACTTCAACTCGAACCTGTACGACTCAAACCACTGGCCAACGGTTGCAGCTGCCGACAAATACAGTGTCGATTTCGTGGTGAACAACTATCTTGCCGCCGGGCTGAAGCCTGAGCAGATGAATCTGGGTATTGGTTTCTATGGGCGCGTCCCGAAACGCAGCGTTGAGCCGGGCATCGACTGGGCAAAACCAGACGCGGCTAAAAATCCGGTGACGCAGCCCTACTTCGGTGCACAGGAAATTGCGCTGTTCAAATCGCTGGGCTATGACCTGAAGAAAGATACCTACGTGAAGTACAACGAGATTGTCGACAAGCTGATTAACGATCCGCAGAAACGCTTTACTCAGCACTGGGACGATCAGGCGAAGGCCCCCTGGCTGTCGGTGCAATCTGCCGACGGCAAGCCGCTGTTTGCGTTGTCGTATGAAAATCCGCAGTCGGTTGACCTGAAGGCGCAGTACATCAAGGAGAAAGGTCTGGGCGGCGCAATGTTCTGGGAGTATGGCGCGGACGACCATAACCGGTTAGCGAAGCAGCTCGCGACGTCGTTGGGGATTAAACACTAACGTATGGTAATCCGGGCTGACACCATCGGCCCGGTAGGCCCGGCAAGCGCCAGCGCCGCCGGGCTAAACCACTTACAACATCTTCAGCGTCGCAATTGGCTTCGGTGCGATGCCAAAATCTTCTTTCAGCTGCTGTTTACTTTTCATGACCATCTGCCCCTGGGTGTCGATAGTCATGTGCTGCGCGTCGTTGTTGTAACGCGCCTGCCACAACATCACCAGTTGCAGACTGTTCTCTTTTTGCTCTGACGTTAAGGCCACGCCATCCGGCCATTTTCCCAGCTCTACAGCCGTCGCCAGACGCTGATAAACTTCCTCAGTCATGCCGTCGATAATTTGCTCAATTTCCACGATCGGGTCCGCTCCTCAGGAATAATTTGCTGAATCGTTTCTTCAGCCCTTAGTTAGGTCGCCATTTTCATTATCGGTGAAGCTCAAAGAGGCCGAATTGACACAAAAGCGCTCTCCGCTCGGTTGTGGCCCATCCGGGAACACGTGCCCGAGATGCGCGTCACAGTTTCCGCATCGAATTTCTGTGCGCTGCATACCATGAGAGTAATCATTCAGGTAACGAATAGCCGTGTCGCTTACCGGCTCGTAGAAGCTCGGCCAGCCGCAGCCAGAGTCGTATTTGCTTTCCGCGTTAAACAGCGGCGCATCGCACACCAGGCAGTGGTAAAGGCCGTCACGCTTGTTGTGCAGGAGGCGGCCGGTGAATGGCGGTTCGGTTCCGTGATTCTGCGTCACGTAAAACTGCATTTCGCTAAGAGCGCTTTTCAGCTCTTCCGGGGAAGGTTTGTTAGCCATATGCTCACATCTCGCTGTATAAGGGTCCACTTCTGCCACGATTCTAACAAAACATTAACAATGAAGTGCGAACTTTTGTTCTAAACTTATTCGTTGCGAAAGGGTAGCCAGGTAATTGTGATGCACATCACATTTTTATCTCTTATGGCCTTTAAAATTCCCGCCGCAGGCCGCATATGGAAATGAGCCCAATGGATGAGTGAGGCATTCAGTCGCGCAAAGGTTGTGCATAGGATTGATTTGTCGCAATGATTGACACGATTCCGCTTGACGCTGCGTAAGCTTTTTGTAATTTTACAGGCAACCTTTTATTCACTAA
This DNA window, taken from Scandinavium goeteborgense, encodes the following:
- the sppA gene encoding signal peptide peptidase SppA; the protein is MRTLWRFIAGFFKWTWRLLNFVRELVLNLFFILLVLVCVGIWMQFSSSTTETAGRGALLMNLTGVVVDKPSTSSKFGAIGRQLLGASSDRLQENSLFDIVNTIRQAKDDRNITGIVLDLKNFAGADQPSMQYIGKALREFRDSGKPVYAVGDSYTQGQYYLASFANKVYLSPQGTVDLHGFATNGLYYKSLLDKLKVTTHVFRVGTYKSAVEPFIRDDMSPAARDADSRWIGELWQNYLTTVAANRQATPEQIFPGAKGMLDGLRKVDGDTAQYALDNKLVDVLASNAEVEKVLSKQFGWSKADNNYRAVSYYDYSLKTPADKGASVAVIFANGAIIDGEETPGNVGGDTTASQIRDARLDPKVKAIVLRVNSPGGSVSASEVIRSELAAARAAGKPVVVSMGGMAASGGYWISTPADYIVANASTLTGSIGIFGVINTVQDSLDSIGVHTDGVSTSPLADISMTKALPQEVQDMMQLSIENGYKRFITLVAQSRHSTPEQVDKIAQGHVWTGQDAKANGLVDSLGDFDDAVAKAAQLAKLKQWHIDYYQEEPTLFNSVVDSLSGSVRAAVPEALQAYLPAPLVSAANVVKAEGDKLAAFNDPQNRYAFCLTCANIR
- the ansA gene encoding asparaginase, which encodes MQKKSIYVAYTGGTIGMQRSEQGYIPVSGHLQRQLALMPEFHRPEMPDFTIHEYAPLMDSSDMTPEDWQHIAEDIQAHYHEYDGFVILHGTDTMAFTASALSFMLENLGKPVIVTGSQIPLAELRSDGQINLLNALYVAANYPINEVTLFFNNRLYRGNRTTKAHADGFDAFASPNLQPLLEAGIHIRRLGTPPAPYGTGELIVHRITPQPIGVVTIYPGISADVVRNFLRQPVKALILRSYGVGNAPQNGDFLKELAEASLRGIVVVNLTQCMSGKVNMGGYATGNALAQAGVVSGFDMTVEATLTKLHYLLTQGLNVDAVRTAMQQNLRGELTPDE
- the pncA gene encoding bifunctional nicotinamidase/pyrazinamidase, with product MNARALLLVDLQNDFCAGGALAVPEGDSTVDVANALIHWCLVRGDAIVASKDWHPANHGSFARQHHVEPFTQGQLDGLPQTFWPDHCVQNTEGAELHPLLADQFIDVVFPKGEAVNIDSYSAFYDNGHRQKTGLDDWLKAQKVSELIVMGLATDYCVKYTVLDALKLGYEVNVITDGCRGVNINPQDSAQAFMEMAAEGATLYTFADWQETQA
- a CDS encoding glycoside hydrolase family 18 protein, whose amino-acid sequence is MKLMPVLAALPLLCTPYVFATDLMSVGYFNGGGDVTAGPGGDIDKLDVRQITHLNYSFGLIYNKEAGETNDALKDTGKLHQIWLSPKVIADLNKIPELRKQNPQLKVLLSVGGWGARGFSGAANSQESRAVFIRSASEIVKTYGLDGIDLDWEYPVNGAWGLVDKQPEDKDNFTALLKEMRQALPKEKLVTVALGANAESPKSWVDVKAVAPYLNYINLMTYDMAYGTQYFNSNLYDSNHWPTVAAADKYSVDFVVNNYLAAGLKPEQMNLGIGFYGRVPKRSVEPGIDWAKPDAAKNPVTQPYFGAQEIALFKSLGYDLKKDTYVKYNEIVDKLINDPQKRFTQHWDDQAKAPWLSVQSADGKPLFALSYENPQSVDLKAQYIKEKGLGGAMFWEYGADDHNRLAKQLATSLGIKH
- a CDS encoding YeaC family protein; its protein translation is MEIEQIIDGMTEEVYQRLATAVELGKWPDGVALTSEQKENSLQLVMLWQARYNNDAQHMTIDTQGQMVMKSKQQLKEDFGIAPKPIATLKML
- the msrB gene encoding peptide-methionine (R)-S-oxide reductase MsrB yields the protein MANKPSPEELKSALSEMQFYVTQNHGTEPPFTGRLLHNKRDGLYHCLVCDAPLFNAESKYDSGCGWPSFYEPVSDTAIRYLNDYSHGMQRTEIRCGNCDAHLGHVFPDGPQPSGERFCVNSASLSFTDNENGDLTKG